Proteins encoded together in one Staphylococcus aureus window:
- the mraZ gene encoding division/cell wall cluster transcriptional repressor MraZ, protein MFMGEYDHQLDTKGRMIIPSKFRYDLNERFIITRGLDKCLFGYTLDEWQQIEEKMKTLPMTKKDARKFMRMFFSGAVEVELDKQGRINIPQNLRKYANLTKECTVIGVSNRIEIWDRETWNDFYEESEESFEDIAEDLIDFDF, encoded by the coding sequence ATGTTCATGGGAGAATACGATCATCAATTAGATACAAAAGGACGTATGATTATACCGTCCAAGTTTCGTTATGACTTAAATGAGCGTTTTATTATCACAAGAGGCCTTGATAAATGTTTATTCGGTTACACTCTAGACGAATGGCAACAGATTGAAGAGAAAATGAAAACCTTACCTATGACAAAAAAAGACGCACGTAAGTTTATGCGTATGTTCTTCTCTGGTGCTGTTGAAGTAGAACTTGATAAGCAAGGGCGTATTAACATCCCTCAAAACTTGAGGAAATACGCTAATTTAACTAAAGAATGTACAGTAATCGGTGTTTCAAATCGTATTGAGATTTGGGATAGAGAAACTTGGAATGATTTCTATGAAGAATCTGAAGAAAGTTTCGAAGATATTGCTGAAGATTTAATAGATTTTGATTTTTAA
- the bshC gene encoding bacillithiol biosynthesis cysteine-adding enzyme BshC: MDCKVVSLNEKDQFIPKIKSSDPVITGLFQYDAAQQTSFEKRMSKENNGREAALANVIREYMSDLKLSSEQELNIQHLANGSKVVIGGQQAGLFGGPLYTFHKIFSIITLSKELTDTHKQQVVPVFWIAGEDHDFDEVNHTFVYNENHGSLHKVKYHTMEMPETTVSRYYPDKAELKQTLKTMFIHMKETVHTQGLLEICDRIIDQYDSWTDMFKALLHETFKAYGVLFIDAQFEPLRKMEAPMFKKILKKHQLLDDAFRATQQRTQNQGLNAMIQTDTNVHLFLHDENMRQLVSYDGKHFKLNKTDKTYIKEEIINIAENQPELFSNNVVTRPLMEEWLFNTVAFVGGPSEIKYWAELKDVFELFDVEMPIVMPRLRITYLNDRIEKLLSKYNIPLEKVLVDGVEGERSKFIREQASHQFIEKVEGMIEQQRRLNKDLLDEVAGNQNNINLVNKNNEIHIQQYDYLLKRYLLNIERENDISMKQFREIQETLHPMGGLQERIWNPLQILNDFGTDVFKPSTYPPLSYTFDHIIIKP; this comes from the coding sequence ATGGACTGTAAAGTAGTTAGTTTAAATGAAAAAGATCAGTTTATACCAAAAATAAAGAGCAGTGACCCTGTAATAACAGGATTATTTCAATATGATGCAGCTCAACAAACTAGTTTTGAAAAAAGGATGTCTAAAGAAAATAATGGAAGAGAAGCGGCATTAGCGAATGTTATTCGTGAATATATGAGTGATTTAAAGCTTTCAAGTGAACAAGAATTAAACATACAACATTTAGCTAATGGTTCAAAAGTTGTGATTGGTGGACAACAAGCAGGGCTTTTCGGGGGACCATTGTATACATTCCATAAAATATTTTCAATCATTACTTTATCTAAGGAATTAACGGATACACATAAGCAACAAGTAGTACCAGTTTTTTGGATTGCAGGAGAAGATCATGATTTCGATGAAGTGAATCATACATTTGTTTATAACGAAAATCATGGGTCGCTGCATAAGGTTAAATATCATACAATGGAGATGCCAGAGACGACTGTCTCTAGATATTATCCTGATAAGGCTGAGTTGAAACAAACTTTAAAAACGATGTTCATTCATATGAAAGAAACTGTTCATACACAAGGTCTACTGGAGATTTGTGACAGAATTATTGACCAATATGACTCGTGGACTGATATGTTTAAAGCACTACTGCATGAAACATTTAAAGCATATGGCGTTCTATTTATAGATGCGCAGTTTGAGCCGTTAAGAAAAATGGAAGCGCCTATGTTTAAAAAGATTTTGAAAAAACATCAGTTGCTTGATGATGCTTTTAGAGCAACACAACAACGTACTCAAAATCAAGGCTTGAATGCGATGATACAAACAGATACAAATGTTCATTTATTCTTACATGATGAAAATATGCGTCAATTAGTTTCGTATGATGGTAAGCATTTTAAATTAAATAAAACAGATAAGACATATATAAAGGAAGAAATTATAAATATTGCGGAAAATCAACCTGAATTATTTTCTAATAATGTAGTGACAAGACCATTAATGGAAGAATGGTTATTTAACACGGTGGCATTTGTTGGAGGACCGAGTGAAATTAAGTACTGGGCTGAACTAAAAGATGTATTTGAACTATTTGATGTTGAAATGCCTATCGTGATGCCAAGGCTTAGAATTACTTATTTAAATGACCGTATAGAAAAATTACTTTCGAAATACAATATTCCATTAGAAAAAGTGTTAGTCGATGGTGTTGAAGGAGAAAGAAGTAAGTTTATTAGAGAACAAGCATCACATCAATTTATTGAAAAGGTAGAAGGTATGATTGAACAACAGCGTCGTCTAAACAAAGACTTATTAGATGAAGTGGCGGGGAATCAAAATAATATTAACCTTGTGAATAAAAATAATGAAATTCATATACAACAGTATGATTATTTGTTAAAACGTTATCTTTTAAACATTGAAAGAGAAAACGACATCAGTATGAAGCAATTTAGAGAAATTCAAGAAACACTCCATCCAATGGGAGGATTACAAGAAAGAATATGGAATCCACTTCAAATTTTGAATGATTTTGGGACAGATGTGTTCAAGCCCTCCACCTATCCACCACTTTCTTACACTTTTGATCATATTATTATAAAACCTTAA